The DNA window CCATACATTTGCAAGGGGTTAAACACAGGAATGTGCACTCCTGAAGGTCTGTGGGGGGATGGAAATGATGTGAGAATTCAGGGCTATTGGATCTAGCATTCATTCAATTACCATGCTTTGTTAAGTACTGCACAGTGGAGTGGTGAAGACTGCAGTCTGTTAGAATGGCTGTTACTGTAAGTCATTTAATTATGAGGTTGCTCATATGCCATTTTAACATATGTAGAGTAACATTATCCCTCTTTTGTAGGTCACTATTCTCATAAGTCTGGCTCTTGCATTCCTTGCCTGCATAGTGTTTCTTGTGGTATACAAAGCCTTTACTTACGACCACAGTTGCCCAGATGGATTTGTTTATAAGGTAAGAAACTTCAGATGGATGAATTGCCTGAGATAATGATAGACTTTAATTGACTGCATGGTTACAGttctagtctgttttttttgACCAGCCCAAGCAGAACATTTGGCAGGAATGTGTTGAAATGGGAAAAGTGTTATGGGAAATGTGGACTTGCATCTGCCTCCATCAGCTACTGTTACACTGTAATTGTTGGGATTAGCATGATGTTCAGGACAGATGTTCAGGAGCAATCCCTCATATTTGTGAATGGATTTATTGCAGCTGGAATCCTGCATTTGCTTCCCACACGTTCAAGTGATTGAGGTTTACTGGGATGCGTTTTAATGGAAAGCAAATTCCCAGAGTTCTGGCACAATTGCCCTTTGTGAAAGAAATCCAGATTTGcccatgtattttctttttaggtgCTTTTGAGGCACTATCAAGTGGAAGCCCATGTAACTTCATTGCTAAAACCCAATTGCCCAGTGATTTTATAGTGAATATTCACAGAACTATTTGCCTGGTCTGTTGAGATTTAAAGAAACACCCAGAAACATTTGCAAAATAGTTCTTACTGTGAATAAACTCATAAACTCACAGGAGTCTTGACCACACTGGGGATACTCTGTGGGCTGGAAAATAGAGTAAGGATGTTGATTTATTAATCATTGTGAATTATTCCCTTAGGttatataaaaatgaagttaGAGCCATGAATTTCAGCATCAGATCCAAACGTGAACTTCTGAAAAGATTAAAGGTTTTGGACTCAGATTTCAGCTGGTCACATTGAACTGGGAGTTGGGGGAActcataataaaataataattgtaCCTGGAGCCCTTCCTGTCCTTGGTGCTACTTCAATGTCAGTGAATACGAACCAGACTGATGTTTGTTACCATTTGACTGCTCTTTTACAGCTGTTGCAAACCAAATTGTTTTATCTATGCAGTTGTTAGCAAATGAGTGTCCATACTAGCACAGCGGAGATGCATGGGCAGTGTCTGCCCAGACAAGCTCTGACAAGGACTGGCCAGCTGGGCTATGCTTGCTACCATCTCTGACCAAGGTGGTCATCCTACAGGTCAGAGATAACACTCTGCAACAGAGCAGCACGTAAGCAGCTTACTCTGCCTCTGCTTGTCCTCCACCAGTCTGAGGACTAATCCAGGACGTAGTTCTGCAGAGCTTTCAGTCCAGTAtgtggcaggagctgctcaCCCAGTCTTGCTAGAACTGCAGCAAGGAGTCTTGGTCTCTGTGCATAGCAGGAATGTACCAAACCAGTCAGACCTTCATTTTACAGACCCCATTTCCCATCCATGGAGGAAATCGGCTGCCATCAGGGTTGCCAATAGCAACAGGTTTTGAAGGCTGTGTCTGACTCTAAACTTTGTGCATTCCTGTGGTGCTGAAGGGCAGTCAGGGCTGTGCAGCAGATGCTCTGGCTACAAGAAGTCTGAGCCAAGTGTCATCCATGAGAACAGCTAACCCTATGATTTTTAAAGTGAGAGCCTCAGGCCAGTGGAATCATTCTTGATGTCTCTTGCTTTCTCCCCCTTTCCAGCACAAGCGGTGCATCCCGGCCTCACTGGATGCATACTACTCCGCACAGGATTCCAACTCCCGGGGCAGGTTCTACACTGTCATCAGCCACTACAGCATGGCCAAGCAGACCAGCTCCCGGGCTGTATCACCCTGGCTGTCTTCAGGATCGGTAAACCACGAAGCCAAGGCTGCTAAGACAGAAGGTCACTAAAATTAACAAGTGGTGATGGGCCAAGTGTTGGGGGGGGACGGACACCACCACGTCTACACTGCATTGCTCTAAGCTGAGGGTGCTGTGCTAACAGCATGACAGGAGTAAATAAAACCCAAGTGCAGGAGTCATCTTAATGGATATTTCTTTTCGTGCATTGTTCTCGTTGATTTGTTACTGAGTCGAGCTCTTGTACAAAGGCATGTTTGATGTTTGACTGTACCTTAcgatgtaaaaatatttttaaatcattgctTAACTAtttgttagaaaaagaaattaaaaaacaaaaaaagcaaattagaTAAACAGCCAGAGAGgataaaagcagcaaagagaatCCTGCAAAGCTGGAAAGCTGTGACAGAGGCTTAACATTCAgtgaaggaaaagctgaaagcCTTTTGGGAGAAGGGATAGAAAGAACCTGGTACAAAG is part of the Lathamus discolor isolate bLatDis1 chromosome 10, bLatDis1.hap1, whole genome shotgun sequence genome and encodes:
- the NSG2 gene encoding neuronal vesicle trafficking-associated protein 2 — translated: MVKLGSNLNDKNNKQPSNEDGFQTVPLITPLEVNHLQFPAPEKVIVKTRTEYQPDQKNKGKLRVPKIAEFTVSFTDGVTERLKVTILISLALAFLACIVFLVVYKAFTYDHSCPDGFVYKHKRCIPASLDAYYSAQDSNSRGRFYTVISHYSMAKQTSSRAVSPWLSSGSVNHEAKAAKTEGH